A part of Uloborus diversus isolate 005 chromosome 6, Udiv.v.3.1, whole genome shotgun sequence genomic DNA contains:
- the LOC129224064 gene encoding ribosome biogenesis protein NSA2 homolog encodes MPQNEHIELHRKRYGYRFDYHEKKRKKEGRLPHELAQKAKKLRGLKAKMYNKQRFAEKVQMKKTLRMHEEKGTKKRDPDKVPEGALPAYLLDREGQLRAKILSNTIKQKRKEKAGKWAVPLPKVRGVSEAETFKVIKTGKRKKKAWKRMVTKVCYVGEGFTRKPPKFERFIRPMGLRFNKAHVTHPELKATFYLPIIGVKKNPNSALFTNLGVITKGTVIEVNISELGLVTQGGKVVWGKYAQVTNNPENDGCINAVLLV; translated from the coding sequence ATGCCTCAAAATGAGCATATTGAACTTCATCGGAAAAGATATGGATATCGATTTGATTACCATGAGAAAAAGCGGAAGAAGGAAGGCCGTCTGCCCCATGAATTGGCGCAAAAGGCTAAAAAATTGAGAGGCTTAAAGGCTAAAATGTACAACAAGCAACGATTTGCTGAAAAGGTACAAATGAAGAAAACTCTGCGCATGCATGAAGAAAAAGGTACCAAGAAGAGAGATCCTGATAAAGTTCCTGAAGGAGCATTACCTGCATATTTGTTAGATCGTGAAGGGCAATTACGTGCAAAAATTCTTTCTAACACCATCAAACAGAAACGTAAGGAAAAGGCTGGAAAATGGGCTGTGCCGTTGCCTAAAGTTAGAGGAGTAAGTGAAGCTGAAACATTCAAAGTTATTAAAACTGGCAAACGTAAGAAGAAAGCATGGAAGAGAATGGTCACCAAAGTCTGCTATGTGGGTGAGGGATTTACTCGAAAACCCCCAAAATTTGAAAGATTTATTCGACCGATGGGTTTGAGATTTAATAAAGCTCATGTTACGCATCCAGAATTAAAAGCAACATTTTATTTACCTATCATAGGAGTTAAAAAGAATCCAAATTCTGCTTTATTTACCAACCTCGGTGTTATTACAAAAGGAACTGTCATTGAAGTAAATATAAGTGAACTTGGACTTGTTACTCAAGGTGGAAAAGTTGTTTGGGGAAAATACGCCCAAGTGACCAATAATCCGGAAAATGATGGTTGTATTAATGCTGTTTTGTTGGTTTGA
- the LOC129225153 gene encoding uncharacterized protein C1orf131 homolog, with protein MAASSSDGVEVVCFNERFCGRKAQKKNSPSDVLEKKFKEPDKNVKVFNIKRARYEVIRFGMSGFDKEKHLNAKIAMAIRLGAKPPKKPNINYKELMKMKKEQKTNENEQRKYSLQPLKGRKTSKKKKPKNQPNALV; from the exons atgGCAGCCTCCAGTAGCGACGGTGTTGAAGTTGTGTGTTTTAACGAAAGGTTTTGCGGTAGAAAA gCACAGAAAAAGAATTCTCCAAGtgatgttttggaaaaaaaatttaaggagcCGGATAAAAATGTCAAAGTTTTTAACATCAAGAGAGCTCGCTATGAAGTAATCAGATTTGGTATGAGTGGATTTGACAAAGAAAAGCATTTAAACGCCAAAATAGCTATGGCTATCAGACTTGGTGCAAAG ccacCAAAGAAGCCTAATATAAATTATAAAGagcttatgaaaatgaaaaaagaacaaaaaacaaatgaa aATGAACAGAGAAAATATTCGTTGCAACCACTTAAAGgaagaaaaacttcaaagaagAAGAAACCGAAGAATCAACCAAATGCTTTAGTTTAA